A genome region from Pseudomonas sp. N3-W includes the following:
- a CDS encoding SDR family NAD(P)-dependent oxidoreductase: MNDRDDQLIVLSALQPHTLAVLAQQLLEHVLARPDLALSDIAYTLQVGREALPHRLVLLAASVEQLITRLQDYAQSPEAADPQRWRGIAERAQGERWSVEQSRAAAHEALATAWVEGVTLPWAGLWAGQSVRRISLPGYPFERERHWAQPEQSTQPASQEASTHTFHLSGKEFFLLDHRLNGQAILPGMMYIELLSRALRAEGQPAAPFQLRDLVWLQPVWGNETGMDVQVRLQSVAERGQQLEVRSQAADGQWVVHCKAEVCAPSRTISRLDSAALEQQARSQFTGADCYPQLTAMGLQYGPGHQCMERLWVGDFGVLVKLDTPGATEPPQGDFLVHPGVFDSALQAALGLNMKASGAGPATVPFALAHFELLRKCEPPHWAWLRPQPDARATAALQLIDIDLFDAEGEPVAILHGLASRALATGSTVSTAPSPASGASAPASAGDLRPAALTYFRQQFARVLRLSEDDIQEQAQLEQYGIDSIIIIRLTDELEKTFGRLSKTLFFEYQTLGEVTDYFIAEHEEILLGLLKQAPQTPAPAVASVVPAPVVVHDVSAPTPAAREDDDQEIAIIGLAGRYPGARNMDEFWQCLANGQDMIREIPAERWDHQRFYDPTRNTIGKTYCKHGGFIDDVDKFDPLFFGISPREAIGMEPQERLFLECAYETLEDAGYTRSSLPVAPGGGKGRSVGVFVGVMYQEYQLFGAQSTERGYPFAVPGHPASIANRVSYIFNLQGPSIALDTMCSSSITTLHLACRSIRDGECEMALAGGVNVSIHPNKYLMLGQGGFASAKGRCESFGEGGEGYVPGEGVGAVLLKRKRQAIADGDQIYGIIKASVLNHGGKTNGYTVPNPVAQAELISAALAQANVPARAVSYIEAHGTGTPLGDPIEITGLSRAFARYTQDTAFCAIGSVKSNIGHCESAAGIAGISKILMQMRHGQLAPSLHSATLNPNIDFASSPFYVQRSLTPWQRPMLSEHAVEKTWPRLAGISSFGAGGANAHLLIEEYVPSTVQPPIARSMPIAIVLSAKTATALHLCVQRLASALATPVFSSMDLSRIAFTLQVGREAMSERLALCVSSHQELRARLDAWLQGDQATAALLIGTVRAAPVSVSTVAMNDLPAVIATWVAGQEVDWRQAYSRPYPQKISLPTYPFARERYWVEDEVEAAMAADGNRAAHQVTQHLHPLVQRNTSCVGQQRFSSRFDGNEFFLDEHRINGEKLLPAAASIEMFMAAAKLSHRQGHRGSALRLSRVAWLQPVWQRTAELQLDIEVQAESGTMDWQLRCVDAQSPERVYCQASVADCEPRSIQHDIEQLIAGCSRHLGGGDLYERYRQAGYEYGESFQSIETLWGSDDYVIAKLHVPLARAARLATPFDLPPSLLDGALQASAGLMLPVASADLSVALPFAIDSLELYGACDNTLWAYVRRQPAQSETVTRFDIDLCDRAGNVCVAIKGYSSLRLKSGETDAPTRMTADAEQKVYLLPQWTLAQPASSPLTHDVRRLLILGSEQADLARIVEGQPDAVCLQVSADSSSAALVALLEGRDIEHLMWVAPSQNHSPFDHGAVLQAQEGGVMFLFNLLKALQQLPVAGSAFELTVVQYETSGFDEHAINFTQAGVHGLVGTIAKESPRWRVRSVDIERDSVATLSDILQQPHDPLGLQRVRRNGLWYVRQWLKTEFEQPPHGDYLRQDGVYVVIGGTGGLGTAWSEYAIEHCNAQVIWLGRRALDAGIQQQIDAYAQAGRAPVYYQADACDLETLQACLRQIRERFGDIHGVIHSALSLEDSTLANMDEATLRRVYFAKVQSSLNLGIALQEAPPQFLLFFSSTVVFTPPPGQANYSAGCLFQNALAEQLARELPSQVKVINWGFWGNTGVAASAHYRELMARNGIASIEPVDGMEALNRLFGDDLNQLALLKVTDKVRNPPSLIPSDEQLTVLAAPSGPHGRIVRQSLRESVAGQQTPLTAPAPASAATTNTQASPVHEGRLLDAALVYFKRLIAQELRIPVERLQIDEPLDSYGIDSIYSVRLVTLLNQSFSEVSNTLFFEVQNIRALVMHFIDNHRAQLETLLGVQTTPSPVAPAPPAPVTLTVRPPAPTVAASGPRDGACDIAVIGMSGRYAQADDLEEFWQNLSQGRNCISEIPAKRWDWRQHFDAQRGKWGKHYSKWGGFIRDIDAFDPLFFQISPTEAERMDPQSRLFLEQAYACIEEAGYTPATLSSGNRVGVFVGAMNADYVNGASFWSIANRVSYLFDFKGPSLAVDTACSSSLSAIHLAIDSLLSGSCDSAIAGGVNLIMNPTHYMGLSLMGMLSESDQCRAFGADADGFVDGEGVGAVLLKPLSAAVEAGDHIYGVIKGSAMNAGGRTSGFTVPNPAAQTAVVSEALRRSGIPARHISYVEAHGTGTPLGDPIEIKGLSDAFAGAGPERQFCALGSVKSNIGHCESAAGIASVTKVLLQLKHATLLPTLHSERSNPRIDFSRTPFKLQLSVQNWQRASVEIDGQVQSVARSAGVSSFGAGGANAHLIIQEYEEPTPRAPVEPGVALILLSAQSATQLHQRAERLLAHLQGGGAQVDLRDLAYTLQVGREPMEYRLAFGASTQEAVCETLKAFVEGRDVERGELYQGCVQEHREAINLLQDDEDLSQTIDHWFEKGKLGKLLALWVKGLQVDWRHYYAERPGRRVSLPTYPFAREFFWLDLGAQAAALLPTLAAPAQLHPLLQDNRCGLEVVRYVSHFSGIESIFSDHRVAQQRLLPAAAQVEMIRCAVSAALGHPVDAVTPMRLRDLAWVAPISGEQALSLEVVLDRTAKGLQFSLGQSISATGGTFHCQGSVDFPEVQDLRAVDLDSLRDSHPPLGLSTSEFYRRLGEHGLEYGTSLRTLNWLGSRPQSVLVGLSADPQTYADPRYVIDPGVLDGVLQALALFEPPVTEGAQPSIALPFAVDSIELYAACRGTLWAHLQRQPAFSALGPKTDIDVYDQAGGLCLALRGLVTRGLVAETMPCVEEDALVILSPRWTLANL; the protein is encoded by the coding sequence ATGAATGATCGTGATGATCAACTGATCGTGCTCTCGGCGTTGCAGCCGCACACGCTTGCGGTGCTGGCGCAGCAACTGCTTGAGCATGTACTCGCAAGGCCGGATCTTGCGCTGTCGGATATCGCCTACACGCTTCAGGTCGGCCGCGAAGCCTTGCCCCATCGTCTAGTGTTGCTGGCGGCATCCGTGGAGCAATTGATTACCCGGCTTCAGGACTATGCCCAGTCGCCCGAAGCGGCTGATCCACAGCGCTGGCGCGGGATCGCCGAGCGGGCCCAGGGTGAACGGTGGAGTGTCGAGCAATCCCGTGCTGCCGCCCACGAGGCCCTGGCCACGGCCTGGGTCGAGGGCGTCACGCTGCCATGGGCGGGGCTCTGGGCCGGGCAATCGGTGCGCCGTATCAGCTTGCCGGGTTACCCATTCGAGCGTGAACGGCATTGGGCTCAGCCGGAGCAGAGTACGCAACCCGCGTCTCAAGAGGCATCGACGCACACCTTTCATCTGAGCGGTAAAGAGTTCTTCCTGCTTGATCACCGGCTCAATGGCCAGGCGATTCTGCCAGGCATGATGTACATCGAGCTGCTGAGCCGTGCGCTGCGTGCCGAAGGGCAACCCGCGGCGCCGTTTCAGTTGCGCGATCTGGTCTGGCTGCAGCCAGTGTGGGGCAACGAAACCGGGATGGACGTGCAGGTGCGCCTGCAGTCAGTGGCAGAGCGCGGGCAACAGCTTGAGGTCCGTTCACAAGCGGCCGATGGCCAATGGGTGGTGCACTGCAAGGCCGAGGTCTGCGCGCCCTCGCGAACAATCAGCCGCCTGGACAGTGCGGCACTTGAACAGCAGGCGCGCAGCCAGTTCACTGGGGCCGACTGTTATCCGCAACTGACGGCCATGGGACTGCAATACGGTCCCGGTCACCAGTGCATGGAACGGTTGTGGGTGGGGGATTTCGGCGTACTGGTCAAACTCGATACCCCTGGTGCCACCGAGCCTCCACAGGGGGACTTTCTGGTTCATCCGGGCGTGTTCGACTCGGCCCTGCAAGCGGCTCTTGGTCTGAATATGAAGGCATCAGGCGCAGGGCCGGCAACTGTTCCCTTTGCGCTTGCGCACTTCGAATTGCTGCGCAAGTGCGAGCCGCCACACTGGGCCTGGTTACGACCGCAGCCGGATGCGCGGGCCACAGCAGCGTTGCAGTTGATCGACATCGATCTGTTTGATGCCGAGGGTGAACCGGTGGCGATATTGCACGGGCTGGCCTCCCGCGCGCTGGCCACCGGCAGCACGGTTTCCACCGCGCCATCGCCAGCCTCTGGTGCGTCAGCACCCGCATCCGCCGGGGATTTGCGTCCCGCAGCGCTTACCTACTTTCGCCAACAGTTCGCGCGGGTCCTGCGTCTGAGCGAAGACGACATCCAGGAGCAGGCACAACTGGAGCAGTACGGCATTGACTCCATCATCATCATTCGTCTGACCGATGAGCTGGAAAAGACCTTTGGACGGCTGTCCAAAACGTTGTTTTTCGAATACCAGACGTTGGGTGAAGTCACGGACTATTTCATCGCCGAACATGAAGAGATTTTACTCGGGTTGCTGAAGCAAGCACCGCAAACACCTGCCCCGGCGGTTGCCAGCGTGGTGCCTGCGCCCGTGGTGGTGCACGACGTTTCGGCACCGACTCCGGCCGCCCGTGAAGACGATGATCAGGAGATCGCGATCATTGGTCTGGCAGGGCGCTATCCCGGTGCGCGCAATATGGACGAGTTCTGGCAATGCCTGGCGAACGGTCAGGACATGATTCGCGAGATTCCGGCCGAGCGCTGGGATCACCAGCGGTTTTATGACCCGACCAGGAACACCATAGGCAAGACGTACTGCAAGCACGGTGGTTTCATCGACGATGTCGACAAGTTCGACCCGTTGTTCTTCGGTATTTCACCACGGGAAGCCATTGGCATGGAGCCCCAGGAACGCCTGTTCCTGGAATGCGCCTACGAGACGCTGGAGGACGCCGGCTATACCCGCAGCAGCCTTCCGGTGGCGCCTGGTGGCGGCAAGGGACGCAGTGTCGGGGTGTTCGTCGGGGTCATGTACCAGGAGTACCAGTTGTTCGGCGCGCAATCGACCGAGCGCGGTTATCCCTTTGCCGTACCGGGGCATCCTGCCTCGATCGCCAATCGGGTGTCTTACATCTTCAACCTGCAAGGTCCGAGCATTGCGCTCGACACCATGTGTTCGTCGTCCATCACCACCTTGCACCTGGCTTGTCGCAGCATTCGTGACGGTGAATGTGAAATGGCCCTGGCCGGTGGCGTCAATGTGTCCATTCATCCCAACAAATACCTGATGCTGGGGCAGGGTGGTTTCGCCTCGGCGAAAGGGCGCTGCGAGAGTTTCGGTGAAGGTGGCGAAGGCTATGTGCCCGGCGAAGGTGTGGGCGCGGTGTTGCTCAAGCGCAAGCGTCAGGCAATTGCCGATGGTGACCAGATCTACGGCATCATCAAGGCGTCGGTCCTGAACCATGGCGGCAAGACCAACGGCTACACGGTGCCCAATCCAGTGGCCCAGGCTGAACTGATCTCGGCGGCATTGGCCCAGGCCAACGTCCCGGCGCGTGCGGTGAGCTATATCGAAGCCCACGGGACGGGCACGCCACTGGGCGACCCGATTGAAATCACCGGGCTGTCCCGCGCGTTTGCGCGGTACACCCAGGACACAGCGTTCTGCGCCATTGGCTCGGTGAAATCCAATATCGGCCACTGCGAAAGTGCGGCCGGGATTGCCGGGATCAGCAAGATATTGATGCAAATGAGGCACGGGCAACTGGCCCCGTCGCTGCACTCGGCGACACTCAATCCCAACATCGATTTCGCCAGCAGCCCGTTCTACGTGCAACGCAGTCTGACGCCGTGGCAACGTCCAATGCTGAGCGAACACGCGGTAGAAAAAACCTGGCCGCGTTTGGCGGGCATTTCGTCTTTCGGTGCAGGCGGGGCTAATGCTCACCTGTTGATCGAGGAATACGTGCCTTCTACCGTGCAGCCACCTATTGCTCGGTCAATGCCGATCGCCATTGTGCTTTCAGCAAAAACCGCGACCGCCTTGCACCTTTGCGTGCAGCGGCTGGCATCGGCACTGGCGACCCCGGTCTTTTCCTCAATGGACTTGTCTCGCATCGCCTTTACCTTGCAGGTCGGGCGCGAAGCGATGAGTGAACGTCTGGCGCTGTGTGTGAGTTCTCATCAGGAACTGCGGGCCAGACTCGACGCCTGGTTGCAAGGTGACCAGGCGACAGCGGCGCTGCTCATTGGCACGGTGCGAGCGGCACCGGTCAGTGTATCGACCGTCGCGATGAACGATCTGCCGGCGGTCATCGCGACCTGGGTTGCGGGGCAGGAGGTGGACTGGCGTCAGGCTTATTCGCGGCCGTACCCGCAAAAAATCAGCCTGCCGACTTACCCGTTCGCCCGTGAGCGCTATTGGGTCGAGGACGAAGTCGAGGCGGCGATGGCTGCCGATGGCAATCGAGCGGCGCATCAGGTCACACAACACTTGCACCCGCTGGTGCAGCGCAACACGTCCTGCGTCGGCCAGCAGCGTTTCAGCAGCCGCTTCGACGGCAATGAGTTCTTCCTCGACGAACACCGCATCAACGGCGAAAAACTCTTGCCCGCGGCGGCGTCCATCGAGATGTTCATGGCCGCGGCGAAACTCAGCCATCGTCAGGGACACCGCGGCTCTGCACTGCGCCTGAGCCGTGTGGCCTGGCTGCAACCGGTCTGGCAGCGCACGGCTGAACTGCAACTGGACATCGAGGTTCAGGCTGAGTCCGGGACGATGGACTGGCAGCTGCGCTGTGTCGATGCACAAAGCCCTGAACGTGTGTACTGCCAGGCGAGCGTCGCCGATTGCGAGCCACGTTCGATTCAGCATGACATCGAGCAGTTGATCGCCGGTTGTAGCCGCCATCTGGGGGGCGGCGACCTGTATGAGCGTTACCGCCAGGCCGGTTATGAATATGGCGAGTCTTTCCAGAGCATCGAGACGCTGTGGGGAAGCGATGACTATGTGATTGCAAAGCTGCACGTACCGCTGGCCCGGGCAGCGAGGCTGGCCACGCCGTTCGATCTGCCTCCGTCGCTGCTCGATGGTGCGTTGCAGGCCAGTGCGGGCCTGATGTTGCCCGTTGCGAGTGCCGATCTTTCGGTGGCCCTGCCATTTGCCATCGACAGTCTGGAACTGTATGGCGCCTGCGATAACACCTTGTGGGCGTATGTCCGGCGTCAACCGGCACAGAGTGAAACGGTTACCCGGTTCGACATTGATCTGTGCGACCGCGCGGGCAATGTCTGCGTTGCTATCAAGGGATACAGCTCGCTGCGACTCAAGTCTGGTGAGACGGACGCGCCCACGCGGATGACTGCCGATGCCGAGCAGAAGGTCTATCTGTTGCCGCAATGGACCCTTGCACAACCGGCATCCAGTCCGCTAACGCACGACGTGCGACGGCTGTTGATCCTGGGGAGCGAACAGGCAGACCTGGCGCGAATCGTCGAAGGTCAACCGGACGCGGTCTGCCTGCAAGTCAGTGCCGACAGCAGCAGCGCCGCACTGGTGGCTTTGCTCGAAGGTCGGGATATCGAACACCTGATGTGGGTGGCGCCCAGCCAAAACCATTCGCCTTTTGATCATGGCGCGGTCTTGCAGGCACAGGAGGGCGGGGTGATGTTCCTGTTCAACTTGCTCAAGGCCTTGCAGCAGTTGCCGGTGGCTGGCTCTGCTTTCGAATTGACCGTGGTGCAATACGAGACCAGCGGTTTCGACGAGCATGCGATCAACTTCACTCAGGCCGGGGTTCATGGCCTGGTCGGCACCATTGCCAAAGAATCGCCACGCTGGCGAGTGCGCAGTGTCGATATCGAGCGCGACAGCGTGGCAACCCTGAGCGATATCCTGCAACAACCGCATGATCCGCTGGGGCTGCAACGGGTGCGGCGCAATGGCCTCTGGTACGTCAGGCAGTGGCTCAAGACCGAGTTCGAGCAGCCGCCACACGGCGATTATCTGCGCCAGGACGGTGTCTATGTGGTGATCGGGGGCACGGGCGGGTTGGGCACGGCCTGGAGTGAATACGCGATCGAGCACTGCAATGCGCAAGTCATATGGCTGGGCCGCCGGGCACTCGATGCCGGTATTCAACAACAGATAGACGCCTATGCCCAGGCAGGACGGGCGCCGGTCTATTACCAGGCGGATGCCTGCGACCTGGAGACACTGCAAGCGTGTCTGCGCCAGATTCGCGAGCGCTTCGGTGACATTCATGGGGTCATTCATTCAGCGCTGTCGCTTGAAGACAGCACGCTTGCGAATATGGATGAGGCGACCTTGCGTCGAGTGTACTTCGCCAAAGTCCAGAGCAGCCTGAACCTGGGCATCGCACTGCAAGAGGCGCCCCCTCAGTTCCTGCTGTTTTTCTCCTCGACCGTGGTGTTCACACCTCCACCGGGTCAGGCCAACTATAGCGCCGGGTGTCTGTTCCAGAATGCCTTGGCTGAACAGTTGGCGCGGGAGTTGCCAAGCCAGGTCAAAGTCATCAACTGGGGCTTCTGGGGTAATACCGGGGTTGCGGCTTCTGCGCACTACCGCGAACTCATGGCGCGCAACGGCATTGCGTCCATCGAGCCGGTGGACGGCATGGAAGCGTTGAATCGTCTGTTTGGTGATGATCTCAATCAGTTGGCATTGCTCAAGGTCACCGACAAGGTGCGCAACCCGCCGTCGCTGATTCCTTCCGATGAACAATTGACCGTGCTGGCCGCGCCGTCCGGGCCCCATGGTCGTATTGTTCGCCAGTCGTTGCGTGAGTCCGTCGCCGGACAACAGACGCCGCTGACAGCCCCGGCCCCGGCATCTGCCGCCACGACGAATACACAAGCGTCACCGGTCCACGAAGGACGTTTGCTGGACGCGGCCCTGGTCTACTTCAAGCGGCTGATTGCGCAGGAGTTGCGCATTCCGGTCGAGCGTCTGCAAATCGACGAACCGCTGGACAGCTATGGCATCGATTCGATCTATTCGGTGCGGCTGGTCACGCTGTTGAATCAGTCCTTTTCCGAGGTGAGTAACACGCTGTTTTTTGAAGTGCAGAACATTCGCGCATTGGTAATGCATTTCATCGACAACCATCGGGCACAGCTTGAGACATTGCTGGGTGTGCAGACGACGCCATCACCTGTTGCTCCAGCGCCACCGGCCCCGGTCACCCTGACCGTACGGCCACCTGCGCCGACGGTGGCTGCTTCGGGGCCGCGTGACGGCGCCTGTGACATCGCGGTGATCGGCATGAGCGGGCGGTATGCGCAGGCAGACGATCTTGAAGAGTTCTGGCAGAACCTGTCCCAGGGGCGCAATTGCATCAGCGAAATTCCGGCAAAACGCTGGGACTGGCGTCAGCATTTCGATGCGCAGCGTGGCAAGTGGGGCAAGCACTACAGCAAGTGGGGCGGGTTCATCCGCGACATCGATGCATTCGACCCGTTGTTTTTCCAGATTTCGCCGACCGAAGCCGAGCGTATGGACCCGCAGTCCCGGTTGTTCCTTGAACAGGCTTATGCCTGCATCGAAGAGGCCGGTTACACCCCCGCCACCCTGTCGAGCGGGAACAGGGTCGGGGTGTTCGTCGGGGCGATGAACGCGGACTACGTCAACGGCGCCAGTTTCTGGTCGATTGCCAATCGTGTTTCCTATCTGTTCGACTTCAAAGGGCCGAGCCTGGCAGTCGATACGGCGTGCTCGTCATCCTTGAGTGCCATTCATCTGGCAATCGACAGCCTGCTGTCGGGCTCGTGCGACAGCGCGATTGCCGGTGGCGTCAACTTGATCATGAACCCGACCCACTACATGGGCTTGTCGCTGATGGGGATGTTGTCGGAGAGTGATCAGTGCCGGGCTTTCGGTGCCGATGCTGATGGTTTCGTCGACGGGGAAGGGGTGGGTGCGGTTCTGCTCAAACCATTGTCGGCGGCAGTGGAGGCTGGCGATCATATCTATGGGGTGATCAAGGGCAGTGCAATGAACGCTGGTGGTCGCACCAGTGGTTTCACAGTGCCAAATCCGGCAGCGCAGACAGCGGTGGTGAGCGAAGCCCTTCGTCGTTCTGGCATTCCAGCGCGACACATCAGTTATGTCGAGGCCCACGGGACCGGCACGCCGTTGGGTGATCCGATCGAGATCAAAGGTCTCAGCGATGCGTTTGCCGGAGCGGGTCCGGAGCGTCAGTTCTGTGCCCTGGGTTCAGTCAAAAGCAATATCGGCCACTGCGAAAGCGCAGCCGGTATCGCCAGCGTGACCAAGGTGCTGCTGCAGCTCAAGCACGCCACGCTGTTACCGACCCTGCACAGCGAACGCAGCAACCCGCGTATCGATTTCTCGCGCACGCCATTCAAGCTGCAACTCAGCGTGCAGAACTGGCAGCGCGCTTCAGTGGAGATTGACGGGCAGGTGCAGTCGGTAGCACGCAGTGCCGGTGTTTCATCCTTCGGCGCTGGGGGCGCCAACGCCCATCTGATCATTCAGGAATACGAAGAGCCAACACCGCGGGCTCCTGTTGAACCAGGTGTGGCACTGATCCTGTTGTCGGCACAATCGGCAACCCAATTGCACCAGCGCGCCGAACGTTTGCTGGCCCACCTGCAAGGCGGTGGCGCGCAGGTCGATCTGCGGGATCTGGCCTACACCCTTCAGGTGGGGCGCGAACCGATGGAGTATCGCCTGGCGTTTGGTGCGTCGACGCAGGAGGCGGTCTGCGAAACCCTGAAGGCATTTGTCGAGGGGCGTGATGTCGAGCGGGGCGAGCTGTATCAGGGCTGCGTGCAGGAGCACCGCGAGGCGATAAACCTGTTGCAGGACGATGAAGACCTGAGTCAGACCATCGATCACTGGTTTGAAAAGGGCAAGCTGGGCAAGTTGTTGGCACTGTGGGTCAAGGGCTTGCAGGTGGACTGGCGGCACTATTATGCAGAGCGTCCGGGTCGTCGCGTGAGCTTGCCAACCTATCCATTCGCCAGGGAGTTCTTCTGGCTCGACCTAGGGGCGCAAGCTGCCGCGCTGCTGCCGACACTGGCGGCACCCGCGCAACTACACCCGTTGTTGCAGGACAACCGTTGCGGCTTGGAAGTGGTTCGCTATGTCAGCCATTTCAGCGGTATCGAGTCGATATTCAGTGATCACCGCGTTGCCCAACAGCGCCTGTTACCGGCTGCGGCGCAAGTGGAAATGATTCGTTGCGCGGTCAGCGCCGCGCTGGGACACCCGGTCGACGCCGTGACGCCGATGCGTCTGCGGGACCTGGCGTGGGTGGCACCGATCAGCGGCGAGCAGGCGCTGAGTCTGGAGGTGGTGCTCGATCGCACCGCGAAGGGCCTGCAATTCAGCCTCGGACAATCGATCTCGGCTACCGGTGGGACCTTCCATTGCCAGGGCAGCGTGGACTTCCCTGAAGTGCAGGACCTGCGTGCGGTTGATCTGGACAGCTTGCGTGACAGCCATCCACCGCTGGGGCTGAGCACTAGCGAGTTCTACCGGAGACTGGGTGAACATGGTCTGGAATACGGCACTTCGCTGCGTACGCTCAACTGGCTGGGGAGCAGGCCGCAAAGCGTGTTGGTGGGCTTGAGCGCCGATCCGCAGACCTATGCCGATCCGCGTTATGTGATTGACCCCGGCGTACTCGATGGGGTCCTGCAAGCACTGGCCCTGTTCGAACCGCCGGTGACCGAGGGTGCTCAGCCGTCAATTGCGCTGCCCTTTGCAGTCGACAGCATCGAGTTGTATGCGGCCTGTCGCGGCACGTTGTGGGCTCATCTGCAGCGCCAACCGGCCTTCAGTGCCTTGGGACCGAAAACCGATATCGACGTGTATGACCAGGCAGGAGGCCTGTGCCTGGCGCTGCGCGGTCTGGTTACTCGTGGTCTGGTCGCCGAAACCATGCCCTGCGTGGAAGAGGACGCACTGGTCATCCTG